A window of Thermodesulfobacteriota bacterium genomic DNA:
ATAGGTTTTTTGAGGTGTTCGCCTTTCGACTCCGTCCTTCGTCAAGCCTGCCCTGAGCCTGGTCGAAGGGTAGAAGGATGCCAATGTACTTATTCGGAACCCTATCTAGCTTGTCGAAGGGATAAATTCCACGAACGAAGCAATCCCATTTCTAAACCTAATATCATCAGGACATACAGGGCTTGGTTGAATGGATATGATTTGGATAGGATTTACCTAACAAACACATAAGAAGGCAACCTGATTTGAAATTATCCTTTTTATCTGTCTAAAAGCCTTTTTACAGGGATGAATTGTTTGATTTCTGATTATTTTGAAAAGTGATTGACTAGCTTTCTTTCTTGGGCGATTCATAAACCTAATCACTTTTAAACCGTCCCGAGTAATCGAGCCAGCCAATAGATATAGAATTCCCGATTGGTTATAATTTATTCAGATCCTTCAACATCTAAAGCGGAGATTATTCATGATAGAGAAAGAAAGGATGACCGAGTACGTGATGGACCTGATGAAGATAGACAGCCTTTCCCGGAGGGAGAGAGAGATAGCCCTCCGGCTAAAGAGAGATATGGAAAAAATAGGCGGAGAGTGCTTTTTTGATGATGCGGATAAAAAGGTCAATGGAACTGTGGGAAACCTGATTATTAGGATAAAAGGAAATAAATCCGGGGCTCGGCCATTCTTTCTCTCCGCTCACATGGACACGGTCGGCCCAGGCGAAGGTATTAAGCCCCGTTTGGCGGACGGAACCATAAAAAGCGACGGAACGACCATTCTGGGTAGCGACGATAAAAGCGGATTGGCCGTCATAGTAGAGGTGATAAATACACTCAAAGAAAAAAACATACCCCACGGCGATATCGAAATTGCCTTCACCATTTGCGAAGAGGTCGGCTTACTGGGTGCTAAGCATATTGACATAACCCACTTTAGGTCGGAATACGGGATTGTACTCGATAGCAGCTCGTCATACCATCTGGTGGTAAAATGCCCATCTGCGGAAAGGCTGGATTTTAAGGTCTACGGGCTAGAAGCACACGCCGGCGTTTGTCCGGAAAGGGGGATAAGCGCAATCAAGGTAGCCAGTGAGGCCATCTCCCTCATGAGACTGGGAAAGGTGGACTTTGAGACAACCGCTAACATCGGCGTCATAAGGGGCGGGCTTGCCACAAACATCATTCCTAACTATGTCCACATAATAGGAGAAGCCAGAAGCCATAGTGAGGAAAAGCTCAGAAGCCAGGTTAACCATATGAGAAAATGCTTCGAGGAAGCCATTTCCGGACACGAACTTATGATCGAAGGAAAGCTCTATCGGGCTAGGGTAGAAGAAGAGATAGAAAGGAGCTACGACAAAATGGATGTTCCCCTGGAGTCGAATATCTGCAAGCTGGTGAATAGAGCAGTTAGCAATTTGGCATACACAATAGAACCCGTAGCCAGTGGCGGAGGATGTGACGCTAATTACTTCAACAAAAAAGGAATAAACTGTGTAAACTTGGGAACGGGAATGAAAGAAATACACACCGTGAACGAATACCTAGTATTGGAAGAATTCTACCGGGCCGCGGATATAGTCCTGGAGACGGTCAAGCTTAATGCGATGAGCCACTGATGATTACTAGGCCAAGGCTCGACATAGGTCTTCTTGAACTATAAGCACCACCAGAATGACCCGAATCCAGCACGCAAGTTGAAGTAAAACCCTATATTCATCAAGTCATGTATCATTCAATCTTAGGTATACCCGCATGTATTAGCGAATAAAATGGAAGAAACCAGAAAAAAGAGAAGGGCTTTAATACTGGTCGACCACGGAAGCGTGGTTCAAGAGGCCAACGACATGCTGGTTGAGATAGCCAATATGGTAAGACAAAACAGCCGCTGTCAGTTCGACATAGTGCATTATGCGCACATGGAGCTTGCCGAGCCGAGCATTCCCCAGGCTTTCGATTCCTGTGTTGCCGAAGGGGCGGAAGAAATCGTAGTTCACCCCTATTTCCTCGCACCGGGAAGACACTCCACTAAAGATATACCCAGGATGGTAATGGAAGCAGCGCAAAAACACCCTGGAGTCACTCACTATGTGACTGAACCATTGGGTATAGACGCAAAAATTATCGAAGTGATCCTGGAAAGAGCGGATAGCGTTGACCATCTAGATTGACCGGTTAATCATAACCAGTAAACCGGATTCAATTCATGGGTTAAAATAGATTACTTCTGAATGAACAGTTCCTTTTAGTAAAACAGGTATTCTATAGAATCATGAAAGAATACAAGGCCATTATATTTGACCTGTTCGACACTGTGGTCAACTTCAACCGTTCCCGTTTGCCCGAAGTGGACTTGGATGGAACTCCGGTCCGGTCCACCAGCAGAGCTGCCTACAAGATTTTTCACCGGTTTCATGATGAAGTTGATTTTAAATCCTTCTACTATGCATTCGTGGAAAGCTATGCCGAATTAAACAAGATAAAAGAGAACGAACATCGGGAATTTCATACCCGGGAAAGGTTTAAACTCATGCTCAGAAAGATGGATATACCTTTAGACCGAACGTCGGAGGAACTGGTCGAGAATATGGTCTCAGTCCATATGGAGGGTATCGCCAACGCCGTGGAATTTCCCGAGGAGAATAGGAAAACGCTAGTCCAAATCAAAGATAAGAACCCGAGGCTAGCTATAATATCGAACTTTGACCACGCTCCAACCGCTTATCAGCTACTGGATAAATTCGGGATAAAGGAATATTTTGAGAGAATCTTGATATCAGTAGAAATAGGCTGGCGAAAGCCTAAGGCAGAGATATTTCTCGAAGCCTTCGACCTTCTTGGGATTAATCCCGAGGACGCCATATTTGTCGGGGATAGCTATGATGCTGACGTGGTAGGGTCAAAAGGTGTAGGCATGAATGTTCTATGGATTAATAAAAACGACGAACCGATCAAAGATGGGGGATTTAAGCCTGACTATGTTGTCTCTAACTTTTCAGAAATAAAAAAATATATCACTCATCGAGTCTGACCTCATCCACGATACGCATAAGTGGTGTAGCTCCTAAAATCTCCACGTTTGCAGAATACACATCACCCTGATTAGGTTTTATGGAGATTCCTTCCTTGATATAATTCTTTCTGGAATGTGGCGGAACCACTATCGGAAGCGTCACCGTTTCGTAACCCATTTCCATCCCCAGGCTGGAATAATAGCTTATCTTCAGTTTAATGTCCCTATAAGCCATGTCACCCTCATTGGACAGTGTTAAACTGTGGACGGGCAAACCGCCCACCGGCTGATAGAAGGAGGAACGATCAATCTTTATGCTATCCAGGTCGTCTTTCTTTTTCACGACCTTTATTCTCTGCTTAGGCTTTTCTTCTTGAACTTTCGGGACAATCAATAATTGCCCTATCCTGATATTGTCGCTCTTGAGGTTGTTGAGGGCTTTTAACTGCCCAACCGAGGTGTTAAATTTTCTGGCTATTCGGAAGAGGTTGTCGCCCTTCTTAACCGAGTACTTGTCCCCTGAGAACTCCGCTTTTAGAGAATTACTGTCAGGAGAAACCCTTGCTGTTTTCTCCTTTTTTTGTGGAGGTGATTTCTCTATAATCTTGGGCTCCTCCACCGGCAGAGTTCTGTAATCATAACGGAACAGGAGAGCTATATGATCCTCGACCCCGTTTGAATAAGCATGGCAGACACCAGACCCAAATCCGCTATCTTCCTTATCCATAGTGGTTGAATGCTCTCTAGGGAAATTAGTAGTATCAGTCTCCCCTATCCTATCAGTCCTGGATTGAGAAAACGTAAAACCCTTCGTCGTTCTAAAAGAAGAAAGAAAATTATACAAATGCTTTTGAATCTCACCGTTAAAGGAGAAAAACATATATGCAACTGTTATAATCGTAATTGTCAGAAGTAATAATGGAAGGTTGGCTCTAGCCAAAGGCAGAAAAGAAACATCTGGATAACTAAATCTCCGCAGCCAGGAGCGGGTCTCCATATCCATTTGCTTTCTCATGGTTAATTTGACCCCATCAGCAAACCCTCTTGCCTTTTGAGAAAAACCGTTCAACCCTTTCTTCACCGTATACCAAGTTAATTGATAGAATTGATGGGGAGTATATTTCTTTAGTTCAATATACTCCCAAAAGGAAACAGAGAGTTCAATGATATTTCTTAAGTTTTTCTTTAAATATATTAAAGTAAATTCTACATTAGCTTTTCTAATTTGGCTTAGTAAAGATTCAACTTTGTCTACCGCCTCTCTTCCTATTGGCTTGGTTATAACATCGTCGGCGCCTGATTCAATGATTCTTTCGCTATTACGCGACGCAAATTCAGGGCATAACAGGAGCACTATGGTATTTCTCAATAAGGGGTCATTTTTGATTTCCTTGGATACCCAGTAGCCATCCCCGTCGTCCAGGTATATGTTGGATAGTACTACTT
This region includes:
- a CDS encoding HAD family hydrolase, translated to MKEYKAIIFDLFDTVVNFNRSRLPEVDLDGTPVRSTSRAAYKIFHRFHDEVDFKSFYYAFVESYAELNKIKENEHREFHTRERFKLMLRKMDIPLDRTSEELVENMVSVHMEGIANAVEFPEENRKTLVQIKDKNPRLAIISNFDHAPTAYQLLDKFGIKEYFERILISVEIGWRKPKAEIFLEAFDLLGINPEDAIFVGDSYDADVVGSKGVGMNVLWINKNDEPIKDGGFKPDYVVSNFSEIKKYITHRV
- a CDS encoding LysM peptidoglycan-binding domain-containing protein; this translates as MKTLLVVDGDSRVRNIARLLFTESMGYRVVAAVSGQEAVSKARKIKPEVVLSNIYLDDGDGYWVSKEIKNDPLLRNTIVLLLCPEFASRNSERIIESGADDVITKPIGREAVDKVESLLSQIRKANVEFTLIYLKKNLRNIIELSVSFWEYIELKKYTPHQFYQLTWYTVKKGLNGFSQKARGFADGVKLTMRKQMDMETRSWLRRFSYPDVSFLPLARANLPLLLLTITIITVAYMFFSFNGEIQKHLYNFLSSFRTTKGFTFSQSRTDRIGETDTTNFPREHSTTMDKEDSGFGSGVCHAYSNGVEDHIALLFRYDYRTLPVEEPKIIEKSPPQKKEKTARVSPDSNSLKAEFSGDKYSVKKGDNLFRIARKFNTSVGQLKALNNLKSDNIRIGQLLIVPKVQEEKPKQRIKVVKKKDDLDSIKIDRSSFYQPVGGLPVHSLTLSNEGDMAYRDIKLKISYYSSLGMEMGYETVTLPIVVPPHSRKNYIKEGISIKPNQGDVYSANVEILGATPLMRIVDEVRLDE
- a CDS encoding M20/M25/M40 family metallo-hydrolase; its protein translation is MIEKERMTEYVMDLMKIDSLSRREREIALRLKRDMEKIGGECFFDDADKKVNGTVGNLIIRIKGNKSGARPFFLSAHMDTVGPGEGIKPRLADGTIKSDGTTILGSDDKSGLAVIVEVINTLKEKNIPHGDIEIAFTICEEVGLLGAKHIDITHFRSEYGIVLDSSSSYHLVVKCPSAERLDFKVYGLEAHAGVCPERGISAIKVASEAISLMRLGKVDFETTANIGVIRGGLATNIIPNYVHIIGEARSHSEEKLRSQVNHMRKCFEEAISGHELMIEGKLYRARVEEEIERSYDKMDVPLESNICKLVNRAVSNLAYTIEPVASGGGCDANYFNKKGINCVNLGTGMKEIHTVNEYLVLEEFYRAADIVLETVKLNAMSH